The Maridesulfovibrio ferrireducens genomic sequence ATAGAGGCCAGTAACCGCTATCTACAGCCAACTTCATTTCAAGCTGAGTTTTACCCATACCCTTTCTGATTCCCTGGTTGATACAAGGCGCGTACGCGATGATCAAAGAAGGACCAGGGTATGCTTCAGCTTCCTGAACAGCTTTCAGGAACTGCTGTTTGTTAGCTCCCATGGAAACGCAGGCAACATATACATAACCGTAGGTCATCGCGATGCGACCAAGGTCTTTTTTACCTGTGCTTTTACCGGAAGCGGCAAACTTAGCGATGGATCCGAGCGGTGTTGCTTTAGAAGCCTGACCACCGGTGTTTGAGTAAACTTCGGTATCCATTACGAAGATATTGATATCTTCACCGGATGCAAGGACGTGATCCACGCCGCCGAAACCGATGTCATATGCCCAACCGTCACCACCGAAGACCCAGAAGGACTTCTTAGTGAACAATTCTTCCATGTCAGCAATTTCGAATAGAAGATCTGTCTGAGGAGCAGCGAAAAGATTTTGAAGAACCTTTTTACCGAACTCTTCTGAGAGAGCAGCGTTCTTGCGGTTGTCCAACCATCCCTGCATTGCTTCTTCCAGCTCGGCAGGAACTCCTTCGCTGATAGCTTCAGTTACGAGGTCTGCAAGTTTTTCGCGGCGATGCGAAATACCCATTTCGATACCGAAACCGAACTCTGCAGCATCTTCAAACAGTGAGTTGCCCCATGCAGGACCATGACCGTTCTTGTTTGTGCAGTAAGGAGTAGTCGGAGCAGATGCACCCCAGATTGAAGAACAACCTGTTGCGTTTGCAATGATCATACGTTCGCCGAACAGCTGGGTGAGAGCTTTAACGTAGGGAGTCTCACCACAACCGGCGCATGCACCGGAGAATTCCATAAGAGGACGCTGGAACTGACTTCCTTTAACGGAAGATCTGCTGACCAGGTCATCTTTTTCAGGAATAGTCTGAGCAAAAGTAAGGTTAGGAATTTCAGTCGGAGTCTGAGTTGCAAGAGGTTTCATAACCAATGCTGTTTCCTTTGCAGGACAGATATCAACACAGTTACCGCAACCCAGACAATCCTGAGAATAAATCTGCATGCGATACTTAAGGCCGCTGAGTTCTTTACCTTTGGCAGCAATAGTTACAAAACTTTCAGGTGCTCCTTCCAGCTCTTCCTCAGCAGCAAGAACAGGACGGATTGCAGCGTGCGGACAAACAAATGCACACTGGTTACACTGAATACAGTTTTCAGGAAGCCACTGCGGAACATTAACTGCTACGCCGCGTTTTTCAAACTGAGAAGTGGAAAGAGGGAAGAGACCGTCTGGCTCAAAAGCGGAAACAGGCAGGTTATCCCCTTTTTGGCCCAATATAGGACGAACAACATCAGTAATGAAGTCTGGTTCATCTGTGACGGTCTCTTCTGTATCAGTGAGGTCTTTCCAAGAATCAGGATAGGTAACTTCGACAAGGTTTGCGACAGCCTGATCGACTGCGGCATTGTTCATATTAACAATCTTGTCGCCTTTCTTACCGTAAGCTTTTTTGATGGATTCCTTAAGCAAAGCAACAGCCTGCTCAAAAGGAATTACGCTGGAAAGCTTGAAGAATGCAGTCTGCATGATCATATTAATACGACCACCAAGACCTGCAGCCGCAGCGATTTTAACAGCGTCTATTGTGAAGAACTTAAGGTTCTTTTCAGCAATGGTGCGGCGCATGGAAGCTGGAAGTTCTTTTTCCATATCTTCTGCGGACCAAGGTGAGTTGATAAGGAAAGTTCCGCCATCTTTAATGCCTTCAAGAAGGTCATAAAGGTGAACATAGCTTGAGTTATGACAAGCAATGAAGTCCGCGCTTGTTACCAAGTAGGTGGACTGAATCGGTTTGTCACCGAAACGCAAGTGAGACATGGTGATACCGCCGGACTTCTTAGAGTCGTAAGCGAAGTATCCCTGTGCGTACATATCAGTGTTGTCACCGATGATTTTAATAGCCTGCTTATTAGCACCGACAGTTCCGTCAGCTCCGAGTCCCCAGAACTTACACTGTACAGTTCCTTCAGGAGTTGTATCGAGAGAAGCACCCATATCAAGTGATGTGTGAGCTACGTCATCTTCGATTCCAACGTTGAAGTGGTTCTTAGGACCGGTTGCTTTCATGTTGTCGAAAACAGCCTTGACCATGCTAGGAGTGAATTCCTTAGAACCGAGACCGTAACGACCGGCAGTAATAACAGGAGCTTCACCGCGTTCCATGAAAGCAGTACAAATATCCTGATACAAAGGATCACCAAGAGCGCCAGGCTCTTTTG encodes the following:
- the nifJ gene encoding pyruvate:ferredoxin (flavodoxin) oxidoreductase, whose amino-acid sequence is MAKIMKTMDGNTATAHVAYAMSDTAAIYPITPSSTMGEVAEEWAAQGRKNIFGQVLNVKQLQSEAGAAGAVHGALAAGALTSTYTASQGLLLMIPNMYKISGELLPGVFHVSARALAAQALSIFGDHQDVMACRQTGFAMLASSSVQECMDIALISHLASIESSVPFMHFFDGFRTSHEIQKVEVIDYEDMAALMDWEAVANFRARGMSPENPSIRGTAQNPDIYYQTREACNPYYEQVPSVVVKCMKRVGDLTGRYYKPFDYVGHPEAERVIVAMGSGCEAIEEVINHLIAQGERIGLVKVRMYRPFISEYFMQVLPATTTNITVLDRTKEPGALGDPLYQDICTAFMERGEAPVITAGRYGLGSKEFTPSMVKAVFDNMKATGPKNHFNVGIEDDVAHTSLDMGASLDTTPEGTVQCKFWGLGADGTVGANKQAIKIIGDNTDMYAQGYFAYDSKKSGGITMSHLRFGDKPIQSTYLVTSADFIACHNSSYVHLYDLLEGIKDGGTFLINSPWSAEDMEKELPASMRRTIAEKNLKFFTIDAVKIAAAAGLGGRINMIMQTAFFKLSSVIPFEQAVALLKESIKKAYGKKGDKIVNMNNAAVDQAVANLVEVTYPDSWKDLTDTEETVTDEPDFITDVVRPILGQKGDNLPVSAFEPDGLFPLSTSQFEKRGVAVNVPQWLPENCIQCNQCAFVCPHAAIRPVLAAEEELEGAPESFVTIAAKGKELSGLKYRMQIYSQDCLGCGNCVDICPAKETALVMKPLATQTPTEIPNLTFAQTIPEKDDLVSRSSVKGSQFQRPLMEFSGACAGCGETPYVKALTQLFGERMIIANATGCSSIWGASAPTTPYCTNKNGHGPAWGNSLFEDAAEFGFGIEMGISHRREKLADLVTEAISEGVPAELEEAMQGWLDNRKNAALSEEFGKKVLQNLFAAPQTDLLFEIADMEELFTKKSFWVFGGDGWAYDIGFGGVDHVLASGEDINIFVMDTEVYSNTGGQASKATPLGSIAKFAASGKSTGKKDLGRIAMTYGYVYVACVSMGANKQQFLKAVQEAEAYPGPSLIIAYAPCINQGIRKGMGKTQLEMKLAVDSGYWPLYRYNPLLADEGKNPFILESKAPDGTMQEFMAGENRYGLLERTNPEASKEYRAKIEKDYNERYGILKYMADAGSSESK